The following are from one region of the Paenibacillus bovis genome:
- the hag gene encoding flagellin Hag, with amino-acid sequence MIINHNIAALNTSRSLNSASAAQSKSMEKLSSGLRINRAGDDAAGLAISEKMRGQIRGLDQASRNAQDGISMIQTAEGALNETHDILQRMRELSVQSGNDTNTSDDRAQLQKEVDELAKEITRISNTTEFNTKKLLDGQGASTVTLQIGANTNQTMSLSVNAMDAKTLGVSKAADTAATAAGGDAVATGGLDISTDAATATAAIATIDSAIKKVSDERSKLGANQNRLEHTINNLGASSENLTAAESRVRDVDMASEMVKQTKNSILSQAAQAMLSQANQQPQGVLQLLR; translated from the coding sequence ATGATCATCAACCACAATATCGCGGCACTGAACACTTCCCGTTCCCTGAACTCTGCTTCTGCAGCACAAAGCAAATCGATGGAAAAACTGTCTTCGGGTCTTCGCATTAACCGTGCGGGCGACGATGCAGCAGGTCTGGCGATCTCCGAGAAAATGCGTGGACAGATCCGTGGTCTGGATCAAGCTTCCCGTAACGCTCAAGATGGTATCTCCATGATCCAAACAGCTGAAGGTGCACTGAACGAAACTCACGATATCCTGCAACGTATGCGTGAGCTGTCTGTACAGTCCGGTAACGATACCAATACATCTGACGACCGTGCACAACTGCAAAAAGAAGTGGACGAGCTGGCGAAAGAAATCACTCGTATCTCCAACACAACCGAATTCAACACCAAGAAATTGCTGGATGGCCAAGGTGCTTCTACAGTAACCCTGCAAATCGGTGCAAACACGAACCAAACGATGTCACTGAGCGTTAATGCGATGGATGCTAAAACGCTGGGCGTTTCCAAAGCAGCGGATACAGCAGCAACCGCAGCAGGTGGCGATGCAGTAGCAACTGGTGGTCTGGATATCTCTACAGATGCAGCAACTGCAACCGCAGCTATCGCTACGATTGATTCCGCAATCAAGAAAGTATCGGACGAGCGTTCCAAACTGGGTGCAAACCAAAACCGTCTGGAGCACACAATCAACAACCTGGGAGCTTCTTCCGAGAACCTGACAGCAGCCGAGTCCCGTGTACGTGACGTCGACATGGCTTCCGAGATGGTAAAACAAACCAAGAACTCGATCCTGTCTCAAGCAGCACAAGCAATGTTGTCCCAAGCCAACCAACAGCCACAAGGCGTACTGCAATTGCTTCGTTAA
- the hag gene encoding flagellin Hag, whose product MIINHNIAALNTSRSLNSASAAQSKSMEKLSSGLRINRAGDDAAGLAISEKMRGQIRGLDQASRNAQDGISMIQTAEGALNETHDILQRMRELSVQSGNDTNTSDDRAQLQKEVDELAKEITRISNTTEFNTKKLLDGQGASSVTLQIGANTNQTMALSVNAMDAKTLGVSKAADTAATAAGGDAVATGGLDISTDAATATAAIATIDSAIKKVSDERSKLGANQNRLEHTINNLGASSENLTAAESRVRDVDMASEMVKQTKNSILSQAAQAMLSQANQQPQGVLQLLR is encoded by the coding sequence ATGATTATCAACCACAATATCGCGGCACTGAACACTTCCCGTTCCCTGAACTCTGCTTCTGCAGCACAAAGCAAATCGATGGAAAAACTGTCTTCGGGTCTTCGCATTAACCGTGCGGGCGACGATGCAGCAGGTCTGGCGATCTCCGAGAAAATGCGTGGACAGATCCGCGGTCTGGATCAAGCTTCCCGTAATGCTCAAGATGGTATCTCCATGATCCAAACAGCTGAAGGTGCACTGAACGAAACTCACGATATCCTGCAACGTATGCGTGAGCTGTCTGTACAGTCCGGTAACGATACCAATACATCTGACGACCGTGCACAACTGCAAAAAGAAGTGGACGAGCTGGCAAAAGAAATCACTCGTATCTCCAACACAACCGAATTCAACACCAAGAAATTGCTGGATGGCCAAGGTGCTTCTTCAGTAACTCTGCAAATCGGTGCAAACACGAACCAAACCATGGCACTGAGCGTTAATGCGATGGATGCTAAAACGCTGGGCGTTTCCAAAGCAGCAGATACAGCAGCAACCGCAGCAGGTGGCGATGCAGTAGCAACTGGTGGTCTGGATATCTCTACAGATGCAGCAACTGCAACCGCAGCTATCGCTACGATTGATTCCGCAATCAAGAAAGTATCGGACGAGCGTTCCAAACTGGGTGCAAACCAAAACCGTCTGGAGCACACAATCAACAACCTGGGAGCTTCTTCCGAGAACCTGACAGCAGCCGAGTCCCGTGTACGTGACGTCGACATGGCTTCTGAGATGGTAAAACAAACTAAGAACTCCATCCTGTCTCAAGCAGCACAAGCAATGTTGTCCCAAGCCAACCAACAGCCACAAGGCGTACTGCAATTGCTTCGTTAA
- the hag gene encoding flagellin Hag, whose product MIINHNIAALNTSRSLNSASAAQSKSMEKLSSGLRINRAGDDAAGLAISEKMRGQIRGLDQASRNAQDGISMIQTAEGALNETHDILQRMRELSVQSGNDTNTSDDRAQLQKEVDELAKEITRISNTTEFNTKKLLDGQGASTVTLQIGANTNQTMALSINAMDAKTLGVSKAADTAATAAGGDAVATGGLDISTSASVATGAIATIDTAIKKVSDERSKLGANQNRLEHTINNLGASSENLTAAESRVRDVDMASEMVKQTKNSILSQAAQAMLSQANQQPQGVLQLLR is encoded by the coding sequence ATGATTATCAACCACAATATCGCGGCACTGAACACTTCCCGTTCCCTGAACTCTGCTTCTGCAGCACAAAGCAAATCGATGGAAAAACTGTCTTCGGGTCTTCGCATTAACCGTGCGGGCGACGATGCAGCAGGTCTGGCGATCTCCGAGAAAATGCGTGGACAGATCCGTGGTCTGGATCAAGCTTCCCGTAACGCTCAAGATGGTATCTCCATGATCCAAACAGCTGAAGGTGCACTGAACGAAACTCACGATATCCTGCAACGTATGCGTGAGCTGTCTGTACAGTCCGGTAACGATACCAATACATCTGACGACCGTGCCCAACTGCAAAAAGAAGTGGACGAGCTGGCGAAAGAAATCACTCGTATCTCCAACACAACCGAATTCAACACCAAGAAATTGCTGGATGGCCAAGGTGCTTCTACAGTAACCCTGCAAATCGGTGCAAACACGAACCAAACGATGGCACTGAGCATTAATGCGATGGATGCTAAAACGCTGGGCGTTTCCAAAGCAGCGGATACAGCAGCAACCGCAGCAGGTGGCGATGCAGTAGCAACTGGTGGTCTGGATATTTCTACTTCTGCATCTGTAGCAACAGGAGCTATCGCTACAATCGATACAGCGATCAAGAAAGTATCGGACGAGCGTTCCAAACTGGGTGCGAACCAAAACCGTCTGGAGCACACGATCAATAACCTGGGAGCTTCTTCTGAGAACCTGACAGCAGCCGAGTCCCGTGTACGTGACGTCGACATGGCTTCCGAGATGGTAAAACAAACCAAGAACTCCATCCTGTCTCAAGCAGCACAAGCAATGCTGTCCCAAGCCAACCAACAGCCACAAGGCGTACTGCAATTGCTTCGTTAA
- a CDS encoding flagellar assembly protein FliW: MIINTLTWGNIDVAEENIYQFANGIPGFEEEQTFAWIDVENSPFSYLQSVQEPGLSFLLVDPFSIYADYEFEIKEEDYPELTTEQAVRVACMVTLNDPMDKSTLNLLAPIVCNTDTRQAAQIVLHQSSYHTKHPLQPSEQKEGV; this comes from the coding sequence GTGATCATAAACACATTAACCTGGGGAAACATTGATGTCGCTGAAGAAAATATTTATCAATTTGCAAATGGTATTCCTGGTTTTGAAGAAGAACAGACATTTGCCTGGATCGATGTAGAAAATAGCCCATTTAGTTATCTCCAGTCTGTGCAGGAACCTGGTCTGTCTTTTCTGCTAGTGGATCCGTTCTCTATCTATGCCGATTATGAATTTGAAATCAAGGAAGAAGATTATCCTGAATTAACTACGGAGCAAGCAGTTCGTGTGGCTTGTATGGTCACATTGAATGATCCGATGGATAAATCTACGCTTAATCTTCTGGCGCCTATTGTATGCAATACAGATACACGACAGGCTGCACAAATCGTACTGCATCAATCGTCGTATCATACCAAGCATCCTCTGCAACCATCTGAACAGAAGGAAGGTGTGTAA
- the csrA gene encoding carbon storage regulator CsrA, with amino-acid sequence MLVLARKKGEKIVIQNDIEVTVLSVDGDTVKLGISAPSHIEIYRHEIYAAIQESNKASAAPQLTQVNALLEQFNKSSK; translated from the coding sequence ATGCTAGTATTGGCTCGTAAAAAAGGAGAAAAAATCGTTATACAGAACGATATCGAAGTTACTGTGCTTAGTGTTGACGGAGACACAGTAAAACTCGGTATTTCTGCACCTTCGCATATTGAAATTTATCGTCATGAAATCTATGCTGCTATTCAGGAAAGCAATAAGGCGTCTGCAGCTCCCCAATTAACACAGGTAAATGCATTGCTGGAGCAATTTAATAAATCTTCAAAATAA
- the hag gene encoding flagellin Hag — protein MIINHNIAALNTSRSLNAASGAQSKSMEKLSSGLRINRAGDDAAGLAISEKMRGQIRGLDQASRNAQDGISLIQTAEGALNETHDILQRMRELSVQSGNDTNTSDDRAQLQKEVDELAKEITRISNTTEFNTKKLLDGQGASAMTFQIGANSDQTMTLSIKAMDAATLGVGDTTAAAATGTTAATAAGGLDISSTATVATGAISKIDEAIKKVSDERSKLGANQNRLEHTINNLGASSENLTAAESRVRDVDMASEMVKQTKNSILSQAAQAMLSQANQQPQGVLQLLR, from the coding sequence ATGATTATCAACCACAACATCGCAGCACTGAACACTTCTCGCTCCCTGAACGCAGCTTCTGGTGCGCAAAGCAAATCGATGGAAAAACTGTCTTCGGGTCTTCGCATTAACCGTGCGGGCGACGATGCAGCAGGTCTGGCGATCTCCGAGAAAATGCGTGGACAGATCCGTGGTCTGGATCAAGCTTCCCGTAACGCTCAAGATGGTATCTCTCTGATTCAAACAGCTGAGGGCGCACTGAACGAAACTCACGATATCCTGCAACGTATGCGTGAGCTGTCTGTACAGTCCGGTAACGATACCAATACATCTGACGATCGTGCTCAACTGCAAAAAGAAGTGGACGAGCTGGCGAAAGAAATCACTCGTATCTCCAACACAACGGAATTCAACACTAAGAAATTGCTGGATGGTCAAGGTGCTTCTGCAATGACATTCCAAATTGGTGCAAATAGTGACCAGACAATGACGTTGAGCATTAAAGCAATGGATGCTGCAACTCTGGGTGTAGGTGATACAACAGCAGCAGCAGCAACAGGTACAACTGCCGCTACAGCAGCAGGTGGTCTGGATATCTCTTCCACTGCAACAGTAGCAACAGGAGCAATTTCTAAAATTGATGAAGCAATCAAAAAAGTATCGGACGAGCGTTCCAAACTGGGTGCAAACCAAAACCGTCTGGAGCACACGATCAATAACCTGGGAGCTTCTTCCGAGAACCTGACAGCAGCTGAGTCCCGTGTACGTGACGTCGACATGGCTTCCGAGATGGTAAAACAAACTAAGAACTCCATCCTGTCCCAAGCAGCACAAGCAATGTTGTCCCAAGCAAACCAACAGCCACAAGGCGTACTGCAATTGCTTCGTTAA